TATTGATTCATTTAGCTGGTTTTATGTTTTATCTGTCGCATTATTTCTCATAGTGCTGATCTTTATTGCGCTCTCCGATATGGGGAAAATAAAACTCGGTCCTGATCATAGTCTGCCGGAATATAGCAGTGGTTCTTGGTTCGCCATGCTGTTTACCGCAGGGATGGGGATTGGTCTGATGTTCTTCGGTGTTGCTGAACCCGTGATGCACTATGTCAACCCGCCCACGGGCGATGGGCAAACTGTAGATGCCGCACAACAGGCAATGCGCATCACCTTTTTCCACTGGGGATTACATGCATGGGCCATTTATGCGCTTGTGGGCTTGTCACTGGCCTATTTCTCTTTCAGACATAATTTGCCTTTAAAAGTTCGCTCTGCTTTATATCCTTTGGTGGGCAAAAAAATCTATGGTGCAACGGGAGATGCAGTCGATACCTTTGCAACTTTAGGCACTATTTTCGGGGTTGCGACCACACTTGGTTTTGGGGTAACTCAGATTAATTCGGGACTGAATTATTTATTTGGTATCCAGCAAAGTATTGGTATTCAGGTCGGGCTGATTATCTTTGTCACTTTTTTAGCTTCGCTGTCGGTCGGTTTTGGTTTGGATAAAGGCATTAAACGGTTATCTGAATTGAACTTGGTGCTGGCACTGGTTTTACTATTATTTGTGTTTTTTGCCAGTTCTTCCATTTATATATTACAAACTAGTATTCAAAATGCAGGGCAATATGTATCTAATCTTTTCACGATGACCTTCAACTTATATGCCTATCAACCCAATGGTTGGATTGGTGGTTGGACCATTATGTATTGGGCTTGGTGGATTTCGTGGTCGCCTTTTGTTGGAATGTTTATTGCCCGAGTGTCTAAAGGTCGAACCATTCGCGAGTTCATTGTCGGGGTGTTGTTCATTCCAACAGGTTTTACCCTGATTTGGATGGGCTTCATGGGGAATGCAGCGCTGTTCAGTATTATTCAAGATGGACACACTTCTTTAATCTCAGCGGTACAACAAGATTCATCCGTCGCACTGTTTGAATTTTTGACCCATTTACCTTTTGCACAAATATCGAGCCTGATTGCGACCGTTCTGGTGGTGCTATTCTTTGTGACTTCAGCCGACTCAGGCTCATTGGTCATTGATTACTTAACCGCAGAAACAGAAAACTCACCTTTATGGCAACGGTTGTTTTGGACTATTCTGATTGCGTTACTGTCGATTATCTTACTGATGGCAGGCGGACTTTCGGCCTTACAATCGGCCACAATTATGAGTGCCTTACCCTTTACTTTGATTATGCTGTTGGTCTGCTGGGGTTTACTGAAAGCACTGCGTTTGGATGTTACCAAAATGCGTGCACTACAAGATGCACGAATAACGCCACGTGCAATTCAGAATCCACGCAGTTGGCAACAACGTCTAGGTCTGATTATGCATTATCCGCATACTCAGCTTGAGGTGGAGCAGTTTATTGAACAGCGGGTGCAAGCTGCTTTTTCGGCGGTACAAAAGGAATTTCAGCGCCGTCAGCTTGACGTGACCATTCAACCAATTGAGCATGGTTTGCAGTTACGTGTGGATCATCATAATGAAATTAACTTCATCTATCAGGTGGTTGCCCGTGAAACCCAGCCACCCAGTTTTATGGCAGATAGACTCGAAGAACAGCAGTTTTATCAAGCTGAAGTTTTCTTAAGAGAAGGTGGACAGAACTATGATGTGATGGATTGGACTTTAGATGATCTATTGCAAGATATTATTGACCAGTACGAACGTCATTTACATTTCTTAAATTTAGTCAGAGCTACAAACTAAAAAAAGGACGCTTTAAGCGTCCTTTTTTTGTATTCAGATTCTAAATTGAATTAGAAGCGGAATTTAGCGTTTACGCCAACAGATTGTGTATCAAGATTTGCACTTTCAGCATTAGCATTTACATAGCTAGCACCTACAGCAATCGCTGGAGTGATGAAGTAGTTTACGTTCGCACCCCAAGCTTTGTTTGGTAAGTCGTCAAAGCTAGATTCTGCATAAGAAGCACCAACGCTTAATGCAGGCGTTAGGTAAAGGTCAGTTTTTAATTGGTAAGCAGTTTCGTCACCATAAACAAGACCAGCTTCTAAGCCAAGCGCCATGTTTGTACCGTCGATGTTACCTACGTATTTAGTACGTGCAGTAATCGCGTCTTGGTCATCAGCAATAGTAGTTGCTTCGCCAAAAGTTTTAACCACGCCATTGTTCATGATACCGAATGCATCAAGAGCGGTTTGATCAGCAACGCTAGTATAACCTACAGCAACCAAGAAGTTAGGTGCTACGACTGCACCAAGTTCTAATGCATAACGGTCGCCATTGTCATCACGAGTTACTGCATTTTTGCCATCAGTATGAGTGTGGCTATAAGATGCGCTTGCATAAGCAGGCACGAATTTAGTCGGGATATAAGCTTCAGCTTTAGCACCGTAAACATGAGATTCGATGTCAGAACGACCTTCATCTACAGGAGCATCATACTGGCCATATTGGTAAGCTAAAGATACATTTGATGCTTGGTTTAAAAAAGCAGCTTCAGCTAAAGGGCCTTTAGATGAATCAACGTTTTT
This DNA window, taken from Acinetobacter sp. WCHA55, encodes the following:
- a CDS encoding BCCT family transporter — translated: MPSIKPSLFANIKRNVFLSTVVILVLFLALILFDPSGFEALTKHLNQWIIDSFSWFYVLSVALFLIVLIFIALSDMGKIKLGPDHSLPEYSSGSWFAMLFTAGMGIGLMFFGVAEPVMHYVNPPTGDGQTVDAAQQAMRITFFHWGLHAWAIYALVGLSLAYFSFRHNLPLKVRSALYPLVGKKIYGATGDAVDTFATLGTIFGVATTLGFGVTQINSGLNYLFGIQQSIGIQVGLIIFVTFLASLSVGFGLDKGIKRLSELNLVLALVLLLFVFFASSSIYILQTSIQNAGQYVSNLFTMTFNLYAYQPNGWIGGWTIMYWAWWISWSPFVGMFIARVSKGRTIREFIVGVLFIPTGFTLIWMGFMGNAALFSIIQDGHTSLISAVQQDSSVALFEFLTHLPFAQISSLIATVLVVLFFVTSADSGSLVIDYLTAETENSPLWQRLFWTILIALLSIILLMAGGLSALQSATIMSALPFTLIMLLVCWGLLKALRLDVTKMRALQDARITPRAIQNPRSWQQRLGLIMHYPHTQLEVEQFIEQRVQAAFSAVQKEFQRRQLDVTIQPIEHGLQLRVDHHNEINFIYQVVARETQPPSFMADRLEEQQFYQAEVFLREGGQNYDVMDWTLDDLLQDIIDQYERHLHFLNLVRATN
- the omp33-36 gene encoding porin Omp33-36, with the translated sequence MKKLGLATALLLAMTGAQAYQFEVQGQSEYVDTTENDKNFTGAVQGTYYFKNVDSSKGPLAEAAFLNQASNVSLAYQYGQYDAPVDEGRSDIESHVYGAKAEAYIPTKFVPAYASASYSHTHTDGKNAVTRDDNGDRYALELGAVVAPNFLVAVGYTSVADQTALDAFGIMNNGVVKTFGEATTIADDQDAITARTKYVGNIDGTNMALGLEAGLVYGDETAYQLKTDLYLTPALSVGASYAESSFDDLPNKAWGANVNYFITPAIAVGASYVNANAESANLDTQSVGVNAKFRF